CGCTTTCAGCATTGCATATTCTCCGCTTACTTGGTATACCGCCACTGGCACATCTACCACATCGCGTATGTCTCGTACAATGTCTAAATAGCAAAGCCCTGGTTTTACCATCACAATATCGGCGCCTTCTTCAATATCCATGAGTGTCTCTTTAATGGCTTCATCCCTGTTGGCAGGATCCATTTGGTAGGTGCTCTTGTCTTTAGGCACATCTTTCATGTTAACAGGAGCGCTGTCTAACGCATCTCTAAATGGCCCGTAGAACGCAGAAGCATATTTCGCACTATAACTCATGATACCCGTATCATGAAAGCCTTCAGTCTCTAGCAACTCTCTTATGGCAAGAATACGCCCATCCATCATATCGCTTGGCGCTACAAAATCGGCACCCGCTTTGGCATGACTCAAGGACATTTCAGCTAAAATAGCATTGGTGTCATCGTTTATAATTTTTCCATTAGAAACTACACCATCATGACCGTAACTTGAATACGGATCCATGGCTACATCTGTCATTACCAACATCTGCGGACAAGCGTCTTTTATGGTCTTGATAGCTCGTTGCATTAAACCATCGGGGTTTACTGCTTCGGTTCCTTTGTTGTCTTTAAGCGCATCGGATACTTTTACAAATAACAGTACTCCCTTTAAACCTAAAGACCAAAGCTCTTTTATTTCTGCTTTCAGCAAATCTAAGCTATAGCGATAATAGCCAGGCATAGATGCAATTTCTTCTTTTACAGCGGTGCCTTCAACAACAAA
This Rasiella rasia DNA region includes the following protein-coding sequences:
- the hemB gene encoding porphobilinogen synthase, with the translated sequence MYPLRRNRRLRQNEAIRSLVRETSISPNDFLVPLFVVEGTAVKEEIASMPGYYRYSLDLLKAEIKELWSLGLKGVLLFVKVSDALKDNKGTEAVNPDGLMQRAIKTIKDACPQMLVMTDVAMDPYSSYGHDGVVSNGKIINDDTNAILAEMSLSHAKAGADFVAPSDMMDGRILAIRELLETEGFHDTGIMSYSAKYASAFYGPFRDALDSAPVNMKDVPKDKSTYQMDPANRDEAIKETLMDIEEGADIVMVKPGLCYLDIVRDIRDVVDVPVAVYQVSGEYAMLKAAAEKGWLDHDTVMLEQITSIKRAGATIIASYFAKDVVKLIS